A single window of Oerskovia paurometabola DNA harbors:
- a CDS encoding ABC transporter permease: MTGFFGALAEAWDELRVHKLRVLLALIGVAVAVCAITTITAAGDMLRQVSAEANERWSGRPATLSVSAYPTGQEIPGVEEYVAAYEDIAARYEVEYSSMVMWSETTFRFPGGTMPTQTNAVSADWATMHRFVVDGGRWFTESDADNLSPALVVNQAFLDALGQRIEDHPTITIGGENPVEATIIGSYANTWPGESPSAYMLVESKLRWSTPESLMNAGPPMLELWVPTDTVDALTHAVRRDLSGAIAGAQVDVSRMDSPEMNMIDGATKWVILGVSAVALLLGGLGLVNIALVTVRYRIREIGIRRSFGASSGRVFFSVLMESVVATVVAGVVGVSLAIVILHNVPLDTMMGSPVQDQPGFPVSAAVTGMVAAVSVGALAGLIPALVAVRVKVIDAIRY, from the coding sequence GTGACCGGCTTCTTCGGTGCCCTGGCCGAGGCGTGGGACGAGCTGCGGGTCCACAAGCTCCGGGTGCTGCTCGCGCTCATCGGGGTCGCGGTCGCGGTCTGCGCGATCACGACCATCACGGCGGCGGGCGACATGCTGCGCCAGGTGTCGGCCGAGGCCAACGAACGCTGGAGCGGCCGCCCGGCGACCCTCAGCGTCTCGGCGTACCCGACGGGTCAGGAGATCCCGGGCGTCGAGGAGTACGTCGCCGCCTACGAGGACATCGCGGCCCGCTACGAGGTCGAGTACTCGTCCATGGTCATGTGGTCCGAGACGACCTTCCGGTTCCCCGGCGGGACCATGCCGACGCAGACGAACGCGGTCAGCGCCGACTGGGCCACCATGCACCGCTTCGTGGTGGACGGCGGCCGGTGGTTCACCGAGAGCGACGCCGACAACCTCTCCCCCGCGCTCGTCGTCAACCAGGCGTTCCTCGACGCGCTCGGCCAGCGTATCGAGGACCATCCGACGATCACGATCGGCGGAGAGAACCCGGTCGAGGCGACGATCATCGGCTCCTACGCCAACACCTGGCCGGGCGAGTCGCCGAGCGCGTACATGCTCGTCGAGTCCAAGCTGCGGTGGAGCACCCCCGAGTCGCTCATGAACGCGGGGCCGCCGATGCTCGAGCTCTGGGTCCCGACCGACACCGTCGACGCGCTCACCCACGCGGTCCGCCGTGACCTGTCCGGTGCCATCGCCGGGGCGCAGGTCGACGTGTCCCGCATGGACAGCCCGGAGATGAACATGATCGACGGGGCCACCAAGTGGGTCATCCTGGGCGTGAGCGCGGTCGCGCTCCTGCTGGGCGGCCTCGGCCTCGTCAACATCGCGCTCGTCACCGTGCGCTACCGGATCCGCGAGATCGGCATCCGCCGCAGCTTCGGGGCGTCCTCCGGTCGGGTCTTCTTCTCGGTGCTCATGGAGAGCGTCGTCGCGACCGTCGTGGCCGGGGTCGTCGGGGTCTCGCTCGCGATCGTGATCCTGCACAACGTCCCGCTCGACACCATGATGGGCTCGCCCGTCCAGGACCAGCCGGGCTTCCCGGTCTCCGCCGCCGTGACCGGCATGGTCGCGGCAGTCAGCGTGGGCGCTCTCGCCGGTCTGATCCCCGCGCTCGTCGCGGTCCGGGTCAAGGTGATCGACGCCATCCGCTACTGA
- a CDS encoding ABC transporter ATP-binding protein, whose protein sequence is MSLLELHGVTRSVRLPDDRILEILRGIDLTVDAGEHVSIVGRSGTGKSTLLNILGLLDTPTAGDFLLDGVPIGRLSGRVRARRRGADFGFVFQQFNLLQARTALENVAAPLLYAQGKQFWARKRLAAEMLERVGLGDRLDTMPEKLSGGEQQRVAIARALVRGPRVILADEPTGALDVDTGGEVMDLLDTIAQENGSALIAITHDLAVASRAKRHFRLAEGVLTPIAIGARSAGSLDGLGSGMEHVPDGEDHQAEHVAVTLGPVAPAPAAGAEPAGTPRPRTGVDGLFDDSVVAS, encoded by the coding sequence ATGAGCCTGCTCGAGCTGCACGGCGTGACCCGGTCGGTCCGCCTCCCCGACGACCGGATCCTGGAGATCCTGCGCGGGATCGACCTCACGGTCGACGCGGGCGAGCACGTCTCGATCGTCGGCCGGTCGGGGACCGGCAAGTCCACGCTGCTCAACATCCTGGGGCTGCTCGACACGCCCACGGCGGGCGACTTCCTGCTCGACGGCGTGCCCATCGGCCGCCTCTCGGGGCGGGTGCGCGCGCGCCGGCGCGGCGCGGACTTCGGCTTCGTGTTCCAGCAGTTCAACCTGCTCCAGGCACGCACGGCCCTCGAGAACGTCGCCGCTCCGCTGCTCTACGCCCAGGGCAAGCAGTTCTGGGCCCGCAAGCGCCTCGCGGCGGAGATGCTCGAGCGCGTCGGCCTCGGCGACCGCCTCGACACCATGCCGGAGAAGCTCTCGGGCGGCGAGCAGCAGCGCGTCGCGATCGCCCGTGCGCTGGTCCGTGGTCCGCGCGTGATCCTCGCCGACGAGCCCACGGGCGCTCTCGACGTCGACACGGGCGGCGAGGTCATGGACCTGCTCGACACGATCGCCCAGGAGAACGGGTCCGCCCTGATCGCCATCACGCACGACCTCGCGGTCGCCTCGCGCGCCAAGCGCCACTTCCGGCTCGCCGAGGGGGTCCTCACGCCCATCGCGATCGGAGCGCGCAGCGCGGGCTCCCTCGACGGCCTGGGCTCCGGCATGGAGCACGTGCCCGACGGCGAGGACCACCAGGCGGAGCACGTCGCCGTCACGCTGGGCCCGGTCGCGCCCGCCCCGGCGGCAGGCGCCGAGCCGGCCGGGACGCCCCGTCCCCGCACCGGCGTCGACGGGCTCTTCGACGACTCGGTGGTGGCCTCGTGA
- a CDS encoding efflux RND transporter periplasmic adaptor subunit, producing the protein MGVTRRIIFPALRIVIWAVIAVTLVVIAFKSAPQAEGDTESPSAVVTLPQVAVAKGPITNTVTLTGQVVADPASTEKVTQLGKVTAVHAKVGDVVAVGAPLLEVTLETPQEPLVTTNKETGEETVTERKPKVTKSTMKATTPGSVATFTAIKDQEVAVGDTFATVSPGTLSVSASMLPEQQFRLLTIPTEATVTVTGGPAPFTCTGLRMGTAAAAPAENPDPTGAEPGATPSASITCAVPAGVTVFAGLAAKLEVTAGSAEDALLVPITAVQGSVETGNVWLAGEEGGEPVETAVKLGITDGTQVQIVEGVAEGDLVLQFVPGQDVAPVDEGMTTYGGSAG; encoded by the coding sequence GTGGGCGTCACCCGCCGGATCATCTTCCCAGCCCTTCGCATCGTGATCTGGGCGGTGATCGCCGTCACCCTCGTCGTGATCGCCTTCAAGTCCGCCCCGCAGGCCGAGGGCGACACCGAGTCCCCCTCCGCCGTCGTCACGCTGCCGCAGGTGGCCGTGGCCAAGGGACCCATCACCAACACCGTGACCCTCACGGGCCAGGTCGTCGCGGACCCGGCGAGCACGGAGAAGGTCACCCAGCTCGGCAAGGTCACGGCGGTGCACGCCAAGGTCGGCGACGTCGTCGCGGTCGGCGCCCCGCTGCTGGAAGTCACCCTCGAGACGCCGCAGGAGCCACTCGTCACGACGAACAAGGAGACGGGCGAGGAGACGGTGACCGAGCGCAAGCCCAAGGTCACCAAGAGCACCATGAAGGCCACGACGCCCGGCTCGGTCGCGACCTTCACCGCGATCAAGGACCAGGAGGTCGCGGTCGGCGACACGTTCGCGACGGTCTCCCCCGGCACGCTGTCGGTGTCCGCCTCGATGCTCCCGGAGCAGCAGTTCCGGCTCCTGACCATCCCCACCGAGGCGACCGTGACGGTCACCGGCGGGCCTGCGCCCTTCACGTGCACCGGACTGCGCATGGGCACGGCCGCCGCGGCTCCTGCGGAGAACCCGGACCCGACGGGCGCCGAGCCCGGTGCGACGCCTTCCGCGTCGATCACGTGTGCCGTCCCTGCGGGCGTCACGGTCTTCGCCGGCCTCGCGGCCAAGCTCGAGGTCACCGCCGGCTCGGCCGAGGACGCGCTGCTCGTCCCCATCACCGCGGTCCAGGGATCGGTCGAGACGGGCAACGTCTGGCTCGCGGGCGAGGAGGGCGGCGAGCCCGTCGAGACGGCCGTGAAGCTCGGCATCACCGACGGCACCCAGGTGCAGATCGTCGAGGGCGTCGCCGAGGGCGACCTCGTGCTCCAGTTCGTTCCTGGCCAGGACGTCGCCCCGGTCGACGAGGGCATGACGACGTACGGGGGCTCGGCCGGATGA